Within bacterium, the genomic segment ATTACTATCCCACTTCATCCCTGGATTGAACGCCGGGAATAAAGCAGTCAACATATTAAACACACGTAAGAGTAAAAACCTTCGGTTTTTTATTAAAAATCTTTCCACAAAGGCAGCAGTTTATTCTTTAAATACTGCTTAGCCCGTTGCGCCAGGGAATCAACCGCTGCTACTGAACAACCTAATATTTCAGCTATTTCCCCATAAGATTTTCCTTCGTATCTTTGTAAAACCACCACTATTCTTTGTCTCTCCGGAAGACTTTGTATAGCTGCCTTGATCAACTTTATTCTTTGTTCACTTTCGATTTCTTCCAGCGCATTATGGTCAACAATTTGCAGGTTTTCCAAATTTTCCAGGGACATAAATTGAACCCGTTTTTGGGAACGTATTTGGTTCAAACAGACATTTATGGTTATTTTATATATCCAGGTAGAAAGTTTTGCTGTGGATTTATATTTCCCGGCTGAATTATAAATCCTTAAAAAAACCTCCTGCACCACATCCTCAATTCTGTTGAAATTCTGAAGGTAACGATAAGCGAGGCTAGCCACGTTTCTTTTGTATTTCCGCATGATTTCCTCAAATGCGGAAACATCACCTTTTTTCAGTTCCAACATAAGTTGAGCATCTTGGTCCATATACAATCCCTTAAATTATTCTCGCATCATTACATAGCATTACATACAATTTTTCGTTATCGTATGAATAAAACAATTGCTTGCCGGGAATATTTATCCTACCGGTTTTTAAGGTTTCACACTATCTGTAGTTTCTCAGATGATCGGGACAACCAAATAGGATCTTTTTTCTGGACTAAAATATCATCTTCAATTCGGATACCTCCCCACCCCGGGATGTAAATTCCAGGTTCGCAGGTAACAACCATATTTTCTTCCAGTCTTATATTTGATTTTATTGAGAGTTTGGGCGCTTCATGAATTTCAAGCCCCAGACCATGACCCAAGCTATGGGTATAATATTTTTCCATACCCTCTGCACGAAAAATTTTTCTGGCTTTTTTATCAGATTCAGAGGATTTTTCGCCTGAAATGATGTATTTTGATGATAAAATTTGTGCTTTTTTAACAATTTCGTATGTTTTTTGCTGTTTTTTATCTGTTTTCTTCACGGCAATGGTTCTTGTGAGATCAGCATGATAGCCCTTATAAACACATCCAAAATCCATAACAACCAACTCACCCGACTTTATCTTCCGCCCGGATGGTTTGGCGTGCGGCAATGCACCATTTGGCCCGGAAGCAATAATGGTTGGAAACGCCAATCCCTCCCCGCCCTTCATGACCATGGCTTTTTCAAGCATCATCGCGATATCAATTTCACTTTTCCCCGGTTTGATTCTGGAGAGGATGGCCTGAAAAGCCGCCTCTGAAATCGTAACTGCTTTTTGAATTGCCGCGCGTTCATCAGCCGCCTTAAATGCCCTGGCCGCCTCAACGCACCCTGACGCCGGCAGACCTTTCACCAAACACCCGATTTTTTTCCAGCTTTTCACGGTTACATGCTCATCTTCAAAACCAAGTTTTTGCAGACGCTTTTTCCGGATAACATCTGCCAGGCCGTCATGCGGGTCGCCGTTGCAGATCCGGATTGTCGTATGCATGCACTCTTGACGGGATTGTTCGGTATAGCGGCCATCGGTAATCAAAAGTGGTTTGCCCTCAGGATAAACCAGCACCCATCCCGCGCTTCCGGTAAACCCGGTAAGATAACGACAGTTGGGTCCGCTCACAATCCAAAGTGCATCCCACCGCCGTTTTTGGATATAGTGCTGCAATGCCCTTTGCCGGTTGCGAAAATAATGCTGCTCGGTTTGTCCCATACAGGTACCTCTCTTATGTTAACGCTGTCCTCGATATATTCTATCCAATTGCGCAACCATAAACGAAAGGCTGAATTTCTCCGCCTCTCGCAGTCCTTGTTCGCCCATGTACTGCCGAAGACTTTTATCCTGCAACAAACGGATGATGGCCCGGCCGGCTGCCTCCGGCTGCCCGGGCGGCACCAAGACACCGGTTTTATCCTGCCGAACCGCTTCCCGTGTACCTTCCACATCTGTTGCCACAATCGGAACCGCGCTTGCCATGGCTTGTCCCAGCACACAGGGCAATCCTTCCCAGAGCGAAGTCAGTACAAGAATATCAAATGCCGGCATCAGGCGTGCCACATCCTCACGCCAGCCGGTAAGAACAAAACGATCTTCCATACCAAACTTTTTCACACGCTTCTCAACCGCGTCTCGCTCTGCTCCGTCACCGATCAGAAAAAAACAGGCCTTGGGTATCTCCCGCAATACCGCTTTGGCTGCACAAACAAAATCCTCCGGAGCTTTTTGCGCTTTGAGACAGGCAACCATCCCGACCAGGGGCGCGTCAGCATCAAACCCAAATTCCTGCCGCACACTCCGGCACATCTTTGCCTCAGCTGGAAAAAACGCAGAAAAATCTGAACCAGGATGGATCACCCGGTACTGTTCGGCATTTCCAATTCCCTGTGCCAGTCCTTTTTTCCGGGTTGCCTCTGAAACAGCAATCAGCACATGACTCATCCGGGCTGCCCATCGTTCCAGCCGGATATAGAACCAACGCATCAATTTATTTTGATAGTCATGAAAAGGCCACCCGTGAATTGTATGGATAATCATGGGGACACCTGCCAAACGCGCGGCCCACCGGCCCAATAGCCCCGCCTTGGAACTGTGCGTATGCACAATGGCAATTCGGTGCTTCTTCATAAAATGAGTGAGACGGAAGAGTGTCACACCATCACACAGGGGTCTGATAGGATGTTTAAATGATTTCCAGAGAAAGGTATTCAATCCCGGCATCGCCCGGGCCTGATCGTCCAAAAATCCGCCGTGCCCGCTGATAAGATATTTCTTGTAGCAATGGTTGTCCATTTGTGCCAGCGTATTTAAGGCAACCTGTTGGGCGCCCCCCAGCTCAAGCTTGGTGATCACAGTTAAAAAACGTACTGCCTGATTGTCTTTTTGTTCAGTCATCTGAATCACACATCTTTTCCCGCATAGTCTGTTTTTTCGGTTTTTTATGCTATACTGAATTTAGACAATGTTCCCGCCGAGGCACACACAACCTCCCACAAGAGGCTTGGGGCCGAAAGACGACCCTCACAGGCGATGAACAGGTTCAAAAAGTGACGCTCAC encodes:
- a CDS encoding RNA polymerase sigma factor, with product MDQDAQLMLELKKGDVSAFEEIMRKYKRNVASLAYRYLQNFNRIEDVVQEVFLRIYNSAGKYKSTAKLSTWIYKITINVCLNQIRSQKRVQFMSLENLENLQIVDHNALEEIESEQRIKLIKAAIQSLPERQRIVVVLQRYEGKSYGEIAEILGCSVAAVDSLAQRAKQYLKNKLLPLWKDF
- a CDS encoding Xaa-Pro peptidase family protein gives rise to the protein MGQTEQHYFRNRQRALQHYIQKRRWDALWIVSGPNCRYLTGFTGSAGWVLVYPEGKPLLITDGRYTEQSRQECMHTTIRICNGDPHDGLADVIRKKRLQKLGFEDEHVTVKSWKKIGCLVKGLPASGCVEAARAFKAADERAAIQKAVTISEAAFQAILSRIKPGKSEIDIAMMLEKAMVMKGGEGLAFPTIIASGPNGALPHAKPSGRKIKSGELVVMDFGCVYKGYHADLTRTIAVKKTDKKQQKTYEIVKKAQILSSKYIISGEKSSESDKKARKIFRAEGMEKYYTHSLGHGLGLEIHEAPKLSIKSNIRLEENMVVTCEPGIYIPGWGGIRIEDDILVQKKDPIWLSRSSEKLQIV
- a CDS encoding glycosyltransferase family 4 protein; the protein is MIQMTEQKDNQAVRFLTVITKLELGGAQQVALNTLAQMDNHCYKKYLISGHGGFLDDQARAMPGLNTFLWKSFKHPIRPLCDGVTLFRLTHFMKKHRIAIVHTHSSKAGLLGRWAARLAGVPMIIHTIHGWPFHDYQNKLMRWFYIRLERWAARMSHVLIAVSEATRKKGLAQGIGNAEQYRVIHPGSDFSAFFPAEAKMCRSVRQEFGFDADAPLVGMVACLKAQKAPEDFVCAAKAVLREIPKACFFLIGDGAERDAVEKRVKKFGMEDRFVLTGWREDVARLMPAFDILVLTSLWEGLPCVLGQAMASAVPIVATDVEGTREAVRQDKTGVLVPPGQPEAAGRAIIRLLQDKSLRQYMGEQGLREAEKFSLSFMVAQLDRIYRGQR